The Sulfurimonas hydrogeniphila genome includes a window with the following:
- the flgB gene encoding flagellar basal body rod protein FlgB, producing MSIEISKTHSLLTKAMDYRVARQDMIASNIANADTPYYKPRDISFEDALIAQKNTLYQDNTHQLKMARTNANHLAPKEETSDLKPTLFFRDGHMARNDGNSVDIDVETTEMSKNSIMFNAIVMAAKKDAGIFKSVIDASAKVN from the coding sequence ATGAGCATTGAAATTTCCAAAACCCATTCTCTTTTAACGAAAGCGATGGACTATCGTGTTGCACGTCAGGATATGATAGCATCAAATATTGCCAATGCGGACACGCCTTATTACAAACCGAGAGATATCAGCTTTGAAGATGCTTTGATTGCACAAAAAAATACCCTTTATCAGGACAATACACATCAGTTGAAAATGGCTCGTACCAATGCCAATCATTTGGCGCCAAAAGAAGAGACAAGCGATCTCAAACCCACACTCTTTTTCAGAGACGGACATATGGCTCGCAATGACGGCAACTCTGTCGATATAGATGTGGAAACAACCGAAATGAGCAAGAACTCCATTATGTTTAATGCCATTGTCATGGCAGCCAAAAAAGATGCAGGCATTTTCAAAAGTGTCATAGATGCTTCTGCAAAAGTAAATTAA
- the fliE gene encoding flagellar hook-basal body complex protein FliE, translating into MNNINNISGASTADLLKQKGSTEKTGGEAFAQQLKSALNEVNEIQKESEEAIADLATGQVKDLHQAALAIGKAETSMKLMLEIRNKALNAYKEIGRTQL; encoded by the coding sequence ATGAACAACATTAATAATATTTCCGGTGCTTCAACAGCAGACCTTTTAAAACAAAAAGGCAGTACTGAAAAAACCGGTGGCGAAGCTTTTGCTCAGCAGTTAAAATCAGCCCTCAATGAGGTTAATGAGATTCAAAAAGAGAGCGAAGAAGCTATAGCCGATTTGGCAACAGGCCAGGTAAAAGATCTCCATCAGGCAGCTCTTGCAATCGGCAAAGCAGAAACAAGTATGAAACTTATGTTAGAGATTCGAAACAAAGCATTAAATGCCTACAAAGAGATTGGCAGAACACAATTATAA
- a CDS encoding type II secretion system protein translates to MKKSKQAAQGHSLQNAFTMIELVFVIVVLGILASIAIPKFAATRTDAQISKGRADIASIRSAIITDRQAHIIQGDPDYISGLSQNSTTLFDGNGTRELLMYGVTAGDTDGHWSTTDDAPPYLHYVYKIGGKDCAFTYSPTTGRFDLNTGQDTICDKLVD, encoded by the coding sequence ATGAAAAAATCAAAACAGGCAGCCCAAGGGCACTCGTTGCAAAACGCTTTTACAATGATAGAGCTTGTCTTTGTCATTGTTGTGTTGGGTATCTTGGCAAGTATTGCCATTCCCAAGTTTGCTGCAACAAGAACAGATGCCCAGATAAGCAAAGGACGTGCAGATATTGCCTCTATACGCTCTGCTATAATTACAGACAGACAGGCACATATTATTCAAGGCGATCCGGATTATATATCGGGTTTGAGTCAAAACAGTACAACTCTTTTTGACGGAAACGGAACAAGAGAGTTGCTGATGTACGGTGTAACTGCCGGCGATACTGACGGACATTGGAGTACAACAGACGATGCTCCGCCTTATTTGCATTATGTCTACAAAATCGGCGGTAAAGATTGTGCGTTTACCTATAGCCCTACAACAGGTAGATTTGATTTAAATACCGGTCAAGATACAATTTGCGATAAACTTGTAGACTAA
- the flgC gene encoding flagellar basal body rod protein FlgC: protein MSNFLNSFDISGYGLSAQRVRVNVISSNIANAQTTRTEEGGPYRRKEVVFKAVNFNDVYNKALGGTAQSAKYQDPLNEGQFGQKVNPAIMSVVVDKIVRDDSKPLMKFEPNNPDADANGYVAYPNINPVVEMSDLVEATRSYQANVAAFQSAKDMANAAISLLQ from the coding sequence ATGAGTAACTTTCTCAACAGTTTTGATATCAGCGGATACGGACTCTCAGCCCAAAGAGTCCGTGTCAATGTCATTTCAAGCAATATAGCCAATGCCCAGACAACAAGAACAGAAGAAGGCGGACCCTATCGTCGCAAAGAGGTTGTTTTTAAAGCAGTAAACTTTAATGATGTATACAACAAAGCCCTGGGTGGGACTGCACAAAGTGCCAAATATCAAGACCCTTTGAATGAAGGGCAATTTGGACAAAAGGTAAATCCTGCTATAATGAGTGTAGTAGTTGACAAAATTGTAAGAGACGACAGCAAACCTCTTATGAAATTTGAGCCAAACAACCCGGATGCAGATGCAAACGGATATGTGGCATATCCAAATATTAATCCTGTTGTGGAAATGTCCGATTTGGTAGAGGCAACACGCTCCTACCAGGCAAATGTTGCGGCATTTCAAAGTGCAAAGGATATGGCAAACGCTGCCATATCACTGTTACAGTAA
- a CDS encoding type II secretion system protein, with protein sequence MKRAGFTMIELIFVIVILGILAAVAIPKLAATRDDAKASTELTNIATCINDAGNAYTATGTEDNSSASCTQLKCYSVSTGTSATDGNITVTYTGAGGTYCANVKTAVEAKDLNGTHQFGGTNIVY encoded by the coding sequence ATGAAAAGAGCTGGTTTTACAATGATCGAATTGATCTTCGTTATCGTTATTTTAGGTATTTTGGCAGCAGTTGCCATTCCAAAGCTTGCAGCTACGCGTGATGATGCGAAAGCTTCAACGGAGCTTACAAATATTGCTACATGTATAAATGATGCGGGTAATGCTTATACAGCAACAGGAACAGAAGATAATAGTTCAGCATCTTGTACGCAACTTAAATGTTATAGTGTTTCTACGGGGACTTCAGCAACTGATGGTAATATTACAGTAACTTATACTGGTGCTGGTGGAACTTATTGTGCTAATGTAAAGACTGCGGTTGAGGCCAAAGATTTAAATGGGACACATCAATTCGGTGGTACTAATATAGTATATTAA
- a CDS encoding type II secretion system protein, with product MKNRFQRHSFHSAFTMIELVFVIVILGILAAVALPRLAATRDDAEVSKIAMNIMTGASEIASYAMSKAKTENNLSVMSNAISSLENTGEAIISVADKKAVIQVGSVNDCATIQIQTGPNDDNLTILFGNPNSDTLCTALQSAIDATQYPMKLRGTSVTY from the coding sequence ATGAAAAATAGATTTCAGAGACATTCTTTTCACAGCGCTTTTACAATGATTGAATTGGTTTTTGTCATTGTTATTTTAGGTATTTTGGCAGCTGTTGCACTTCCGAGGCTGGCTGCAACCAGAGATGATGCTGAAGTCTCTAAAATAGCAATGAATATAATGACAGGGGCATCTGAAATTGCTTCGTATGCAATGAGTAAAGCAAAAACTGAAAATAATTTGTCTGTAATGTCCAATGCTATATCTTCTTTGGAAAATACAGGAGAAGCTATTATTTCTGTAGCCGATAAAAAAGCAGTTATTCAAGTGGGTTCTGTGAATGATTGTGCTACAATACAGATACAGACAGGTCCAAATGATGATAATTTAACAATTCTCTTTGGCAACCCAAACAGTGATACACTCTGTACAGCACTGCAAAGTGCTATAGATGCCACGCAATACCCAATGAAACTCCGTGGAACATCTGTTACTTATTGA